A region of the Eurosta solidaginis isolate ZX-2024a unplaced genomic scaffold, ASM4086904v1 ctg00001056.1, whole genome shotgun sequence genome:
TAATTAGATGACACAACCTGTGTAATTGCAAAGTGGCCGGACTATCATTGCGGTAGCAATCGCACTATGGTTTTTCCTTCATATAAAGAAGAAATTTTGGGATGGTGAAAAAATTAATGTAACATCACACACATATCGAAAAAGTTCCTCAGCGAATCATTCTAAGACACCGCTTTTACAACAACGAGATGGAGACGATGGTTGAAGCAGTGTACACGACAAATCTATACTATTCTCACGCaatgtttaaattgttttttcGGTGAATGTTTTAGCGTCCAATCCCTTAGTTGTAATAATATCGAGTATTGACTCTCGAGGTTTTCCTTCATTCACGTATCTGAGAGCGATAGCTATATTCTCTCGGTTGTTTTTGTCTTTGGCTCCGTCTACCATTAGCGTAAACCATGGAACATCAGCATTTTTCGCATCAGAAACTACTGATTCTCTAACTGATTTAGCCATGATTTCAATTACTTCATTTTGTATTTCTGGAGACGTGTAATGCCACCGAAGTTTAACATAGAAACAGTTTTTCAATAGTGAGTTTCAAGATATTTCACACACTTGTTTTGGAGAAATTCCAAATTCAATAGAACTCAAGTTGGACCAAAACAAACAAGTGTtacatttttcacaaaatttaacattaagacttttgcatttttttaaatagtagcGACGAGGCTTGCACGATGTACTGTGTTATGttgaaataaaaaagataaaataaactaTCATGAACTTTACCTGCTATTTTTTACTCACTTACCAAAAGCTGGATACCTTTTTTGTGCTAATCCAATCTACAGCCAGTTTCAAGTTAGGCAAACTTTATCTCCATTGCGTTTCACTGGCACTAGATAGATACTTCCTGTTGAATTTCCAAAATGGGGTCTTGAAATATTTGACCAAAGCAGGAAGTGCTTCGTAAATACCGGGCAGGTTTTTGCGTAGTGTgaatttggacaaaatttttaCTGACAAAATTCCTACAGTAGATACTGCGTTGGTTCTCTCTATAATAATTACGATAACCCTCATGAGATCTCTGCCAGGTTAGAACTACCacttttaaaaaccaaatttcgATTCCACGGTAAACACCGGTAAAAAACGAAAATTAAATAGCtatatttgattttgatttttaaaagtggtaCTGCTAACTTGACGCACATCCTAATGGGTGCATAACAGTTCCATGTAATACAAACCCCATGTCGATTGAATGTTACTGGCACTGGATAGAGATTTCCTGAGTTGAATTGCCTAGCTGCGGCCTAGTAAGATTTATTATCTATTTAATATTCTCGCAATTCGCATATGCAATTTCAGAAACGGTTTAGAATATATAGCAACTGTTTACTCAAACATCGAGATCAAGAAAAACACTAGACTGGATTTTGTCTGTAATAACTGACTGAGAGCAAAGTAGAAATTATGATCAGGACCTTAATCGATATTTATAATGAAATGCACAGAAATTACAGAAATGCTCAATGCAGAGAAGGTAAATAAATAGGTTATTGCATATGTTGTCAAGATGCGTAATACATTTTTGTCACTTTTACTTTGTACTGGGTTTTCCTAGTCAGTGCCTGATTGGAATTCCCTAACAATACCCCTCTAAAGTAGGCAATAATCGTAGAACTAGGGACTGGCCGGTGTCTATTCTAAAATCGAGCGAAGAAATGGAAAATCCAGCTGGTACCCAGCCAAAATCCAGTTCCGATCTCTCACCGGGTTATTATCACTTATAAGCACACTAATAATTCAATAATTCCAATTATTAGAAATTTGATTATCAACGTGATTACTtaattaaactattttttatatattgatttgaattaaaaaatttggaaaacttaTTCTGGGGTGAATTAATTGACGAAAACAAGACACAGGCTATAATCTATCTTCAGTCATGGCTGATCATCCGTAACGTTGAGAAGGCGCGTTTCCCATTATCCGAAGAATTCGATGAATCTTTGGTGCATGCTTGTGCAGTTTGGGAACATTTGTCAAAATGGTAATACCAAATTTCCACATCGATAAAAATAACTCGAACTCAAAGTAGTATCAACAAACACAGGTGTGCCGATTCTCCAATGCTATCCAATCACATCACTGGCACTGAAAACTTCAACCATTTCATATGCATAATTTTGAGTGATTTTTATGCCAACATTTTTTCAAACATCGGTTTTTTCTTGTACTTACTCTCTGTACGGGCAAAGAATTCACTTGTACGGGCAAGGCCCGTCCACGCCCATGAGTAGCTACGGGCATGCGCCCCCCTCTCTTTATCGCTCTATTCGTTGCTTATTATTACTTATGAAATATGGTTATATGTTGTTGCAAGAAGATTTTGTAATGGATGCTGCTGATATTGTGAGCATTATGCATATTTCAGTCTGACCCGAAACTTTGAGGTGTGTCGTACTAGAGATACAAATTTTACTCTACAACTTCCACAATTGCTTAATAATGTAATAATGTACGTTCTGTTATTTCACGTTACACGCAGATGTTAACTGTTATTTCTAATTCACACATTGACGTCGCCTCCGTGGTACGGGCTATCTTTAGTTGTTTGTTCTTATACATTTGATGCGTCAGATAAGCGAAGGAGTGATACTAATAAtacttttacatacatacttttaatAGTATTCGTTTTTACGACCATTGTTCGCTcgtgcttgtgtgtgtgtgtgtgggtaattaaataccctgcaaaaaatcatgcgattaatccctaaagagattgttcccgattgatctcttttgtctacagttgggcataattgatcccctttagtctcttttgggtacagttgggattagtcagtttgaaatctatgtagccctttTTAAGATATATTGAAAACAAATCAGCAACGAAAtgaggaaaatataaaaaattacaggtgatggaatcgaattatttaagaaaatttgttgcGCCCTATACCGAACTTAAATTACTAGTACTTACCGACCACGCCGAAGtaagggttaaattttcggagaatgtTTTTATcctttttgaaaagtgggcgaaCAACTTACTTCAAACAGATTTTGTGGCTTGATTAACTCTTCGATTGTGCTTCTGCCAtgaaagtttctcagcaaaaaagtcatCTGCCTAAGCAGATGCGTTCGGAGTCGGCCAAAAACGTTTAGGATGACCAGTGGGAACAATTAAAAACAGCACAccacatattggaagagaagcggaTATTTACCGAGAAAAaacactattattattattttagtagAATATATAGGATCATACTCAACAGTAAACTTGGCTGCTTGCGGGTTAACATATAAATTGCatgttcttttaaatttgtacatAATTGAAGGGCTGGACTAATTTTTCCTTTGAGGAAAATCAAGTATTTATGTTTTACTAAAGATCCTTTAACTAAAAAGATAAACACCACCCTCTACTACTGCTAACTTAACGTACTTCATATTTATACAAAACATACTTTGATTTTGCGTTTTTTAATAAACTTGGAACCTTTTAACCTAAATCATCCCAAATAGTACACAGCAACCAAGGTACCCAATATCCAATTCGCTTTCTGAACGTTTCTctgcttaaattttttcttcaagtCGTTTATTCATAGCCCCAAGTGATTCgaataaattattttgtatttcacTGTACCTCTTCATAGGCAAGATCAGATTTTCTTCGATTAATTCCGCTCCTTGTGCAAATTTTGTATTATCTTCTGCATGTCGTATAAGCTTTTCAGTACGTTCACCCGGTATACTGCGAATTTATTCAGCACGGAGTATGGATTCAAGTTGTTTGATGCGTTCCAATTGATCAAACTCCATGTAAATCTGGAGCTGTGGCATTGAGGTTTACCACTTTAGAACGCACTTGCTGGGTTATCTCTAAAAAATTGTGATTGAAATATTTTTCCAGCTCAGGAGCACGTGAAATAGTTTTAGTGATTTGTTTTCGGTTGCCAGTAACTCCATTTAACATACTATTGACTGCTAGAAAGGAGCCAACAATTATTTCTGATGGAGTAACTGCAGATTTATTGATCTCAGCAGTGTCAGTTGCAGTGGCTGTATTGCCATCTTCGCAAAGTGGGCCCATTACGCGATTGAGAGAATCTATTCTTTTTCAAGTATATTCAGAACTCCATTTTTCAAGTTCTGTGTTGGTGAAGTAAACGAAGAGTACCTACATATATATCCTATATAATTTATCCTAAGTTGCTTACTTTTTAGGAACTCATACTTGCCTTTTCCTTAGActgaagtattttaaaagatatttttatacaatttatATTTCCGAAGTTATTTTTGTATGTTACATAGTATATAATTTTGTGTAGAAAATTAGTATATGAGAAAACTAAAACAAAGgcaggtaattctatacgacagcatgacactgctaattgACATAAGTACTAAGAATCCGAAACCGgagaagaaaaattttaagtcgtccaaaagatattaacgaaaaaccgaaaaatgatccacgggtccctccgaaaccgggggtgggatccacagtatttttgcgcagaacacctttgcattggcgaccttcggccgcgtttataaaaaattaccctgggtgggtccaacaccggtttggagaccaaaactatatccgcgcaaaacacttttacgcacagtttttcttgtgggtactactaaatcatcaaaacaacagcaaccacatgaaaattttcaattttgtttgcgaaTATCTCCGcgttcggattcgtgatcctgggtgcgTCTTTTTACACCTGGACGAGATTTAGCAGTTGACAGCTAAAGTAAACGATTAACAAAACTTTGTTCGGTTTAAGGCTGATCATCGCCAAATCGAACAAATTCATCGCGTCCAAACTTTCACGCGCAATTTTATAAATCcactatatatatttaatatattgcaATAAAACGATGTCAACAagaatgttcaatatttttatgcACGGAAAAGAAATAACAGCTGTTTTTTGTTATCCATAGAGCTGCAAAAATAACGATGGCACTATCGATTGTTTTATTTTAGGAAAACCATCGATTTTTTTCTGTCGAATACTGTCGAATGCACACACAAAttatatgagagcaaccgaaattgaatttctgAGGAAAAAGCTAACGCGCTTCCAATTCTTATTTCGGTTAGGACATTAAGAGGTAATATATGTTCGTGCGTTAAGCGAACGCAATGATTTTTTATTAGAGTGGCCTGtaaaaatgttataattaaaatgaaaaattggaaCCTGTTGCAgatttttgacataatttcctttgagctttctatcaaaaaaaaaaaaaaacaaaaaacaactagCTTTAATAGCTATTTTATTTAGATTATGAATATCAGTCAAGCGTTCTATGTTAACGCGTAGTTGCGTTACTTCGCCTGTTATATAATCAAAATATAAAACTTGTCTAATGTAGAACGATACATGACGCGTCAAGTGTTTTATGTAAATCCTGCCTCACATAGAACGCTTTCAGGGCCGTTTAaacttgacgtatccatatccatataaaaaagctgatccaaccaactttagagaaatcaatgtaattggtcaatagtgccataccataacgccgtagccataaccattgtgaatgaaactaagtgtgatatcttatctgtcaactgactcacaggatgttcaatatggctacttttttttttgacagggtgttcaatatggcggcgcatagggccggctatcttcagcgggtgatagaaagagatacagaatgagacagcgatagtcaattacaaatcaggtgatccaatcactttggaattttgacgtctatgcagaagatattacACTTAGTTTCAGTCACAATAGTCATAACCATACCatggccaaccaattggtttttgggtttTCGCTATATCgattaacctaaaaatatttgagttggtgaatttaataaatttttgtagattttattcattgttttggatacgttatgactaagagacttattttttctggaatatgttagtaatttttttcgttttcttcatttttatgaacatttcacgatttttaggctGAGGCAcagataactgatgccaattgatatgggtaagtaaaaatatggttacgactatgtcaACTTTGACAGGCCCTTCTCCCAGTGCTTAGATTTGACATACGATCCCAACTAAAcaagtttaaaaattgtttacaataAGTACAGAAAATTGCATGCAATATTGTTGGTAtgcagtaaaattttttttataagataaCAATGACAAGCCTTAACGTTTTCTTCGGGTCGAAGCGCCCAGATGACTCTACCAGCAAAATATATTTCTGGCGTGCATGTTCAtaatgataaatgtcaaaatgtacCTTTTTTTAACTTATTTGGCAAAGCACCCCAGTAATAAGTTTTTCTTATGATCGGAATAGTGGATTAGCTATCACAATTCTATCGATAAATTTACGTGCAATGTAATCGGTATTTGGCAGTCATTAGTTTTGGCAAATTGAGTGATAAGTGCAAAATCATATGACAAAAAATGTGTGTTGaattaataaaagaataaaaaaaatacaataaaagaaCTATCGCAGCATGAGTAAGGTAAGTAAATGCCATATGCGTCGATTAGTTAGCAGAGAAAGGAAAAAGGGTCGTGCAAAATTAAGTTTGGATAGAAAAGAAACTGACCCGGCCGCGCAAATTTCTAGATCGACAGATATTGAAGAAGTGCTTCCTGATGAGCCAAGTTGCTCGCAGAAAGTACCTCTttcttaaaaactaaaaaaatgggGAATTCGTAACAAAATAACATATAAAAGTCTTTCCGAACTTTTAACGATTCTTTTAGCAGAAGGTATGAATGTACCCAAAAGTGCGGAAACTCTTTTAAAAAATAAgtctggaattttagttaaaaatatgAGCCCGGGATTCTACTGTAACATAGGCATTAAAACGCAACTAAATAGAATTGGAGAAACGTTAAATAATTATAACAACATAATTGTTGATGTTAATATTGATGGGTTACCATTATATCGTAGTTCTAGTGTACAAGTTTGGCCAATTTTATTGCGACTAGTTAATATAACAAATACGGCCGTTTTTACTACTGGAATTTATCTAGGTAAATCGAAACCAAGTTCAGTTACCCAATTTTTAGCTGAATTCACTGAAGAAGTAGCAGAACTTCGGGAAAATGGTTTCGATTTCAATGGCCGCTGCATAAAATTTACAATAAGGGCTTTTGTTTGTGATGCGCCTGCAAAAGCTTTTCTTTGCGGAATACTTGGGCATACTGGGGGACATGGTTGTCCAAAATGTACTCAAGTGGGACACAAAATTAATGGCATCCTAACTTATAGCACAGAGGCTGGAACGCTTGTTTCTAACGAAGATTTTTTAGAACGAAAGTACCCTGACAAACATGAGCCAGCTTTTAGAAATAATTTATCTCCCTTAGAAAATATTGGCATTGACATGGTAAAACAAGTACCCATAGACGTTATGCACTTAATTGATTTAGGTGTAATGCGAAAATTTATCATGCGTATTATAAGCAATGAGTCAAACTATAAATTTAGAAAAGAAGCAAAAATTAACATATGTTCAAAACTACTAGCTTTACGTCCCTATATAAAAAAGGAATTTGTTCGAAAACCAAGATCTTTGGTTGATATAGCGAACTGGAAAGCTACAGAATTTCGTATGTTCCTTCTTTACTATGGAATCTATGTTTTTAAAGACGAAATTCCTGGAGATGTATACTATGAATTCCTTCTTTTACATTGTGCTTGCCGTTTATTGTTTTGTCCTAAAAAATTTAGCTCAAATATTGATTTAGCGAGTGATATTCTAAagttatttgttaaaaattatgctGCTGTGTTTGGAGAAAATAGCATTAACTACAATGTGCATGGTTTACTGCATATTGCGGAAGATGTTAAAGAACTTGGTATTCCTTCAAATTATTCCGCCTATTcttttgaaaattatttacaaGTTTTGAAATCTTACGTAACACAACCAAGACAAATATTACGACAAATATCAAATATGGTAATGCAGGAAGCAATCGTCACTGATTCTAAATTTTCAGGATTTAAGACTAAAGATAATTGCATAAACAGTTTTTATTTTGACGGATATATGCTATCCACGCAACGTCCAAATAATTATTGTTCGCTGAAATCACAAGATTATGTAGAAATAGTAGAATTCAAAGATCAAAATAGTAATGTTATAAAAGGAAAGAAATTACTGAATTTAAACAGCTTTTTCACAGAACCTATTGATTCTCTTACATTAGGAATATGCACTGCCGACCTCGCTCCTTCGCCTATTGTAGAAGAATTTTATCTGGATGATGTCGAATACAAATTGATGTGTATCCCTCTAACACATAAACTTCTTCTAATTCCAATTTTACATACTTGCATGTAGTTATTTACTTccttacttttatttatatttataactaacatttttttctttttgagcacattttcaaaaaatttgaggcgCAAAACAAAAACTCCTCGACGGCGGCAATCCCAACAAAGAAAGTTAAATGTAAGTAAACACTCCTTCTTTAACATGATTTATTATCAGAGCTGCGTAGTAATGAATATACttggtaattaaaaaatttaattctcaATTACAATTACTTGTTACTGGTACTTGGTAGCGAATAcaacgtttttaaatttttgatcaatTATCTCAAATACTATCGATTACTTTCAATTCTTTTCAATTATTTGCTCATATCTATTTGAGAATTAAACACCTGTCCTTGATTCTACCAGCTCTGTTTATTACCTAACATCGTTTAacacattttgaaaaattatagtttCAGATGAAAATAGTTACCCGAGAACCAGCAGCGTTACGTGTGCCAGCAAATCTACAATAGGTAATCAAGCCTTTCATACGAAAGTAGCACTTTAAAACATACCTCCTGTTGCCAGTGTCAATCACAATTAATAGTCGACCGCTCAGAAATTCGCGACTATTCCTACAATAACTACAATGATTATTACATATCAATCGACACTCGCAATGGATGAGTCTTTTTAGCGCCAATTTATAGCTGTAGACTTATGGCTAGACAACACTGATATACCAAATTTTTCCTATATTTTTAGAATCTCGTCGGATCAGCTTATCATCGTCGGTCATCGAACATACTACAGGTAAAGTTTTATCACACAATAACGAAAACTACGCAATGAAAAAATATCTCGGCTAAGTAAAGTTTGCCTTATATGTcggtaaatttaaataataatgttTTTTTGCAAGCGACCTTGAAAAGGAAACGCTCCAAGTAGCTATACACTTTCATCATGGCGGAACTATGCAAGTGGTGAAAGGATTTCGGCTAATTGGctctttttttagctgctttgacaatCCGTTTACCCAACGGAACTGGCTTACTTCGCGTTGTGCTTTCTAGGAAATTCGGCAATTTACTGAGCGCTTTATTTCCACCAGCTTACAAAAAAACGCCGATCGAAATTAATTGAGTTGATACAGGATTATTAATTCACACTATTAATGATCgtttttcaatttattatagAAGCCACCCAAAGCGTTTTCGAAGTTGTGTGCTGCAGCCACTGTAAAATATTTGAGGGGCAACTACAATCAATTGAGAAGAATTTAGAAAAACTTGATCACCTGCAAATGATAGTTGATACCCAAAATACCGCTATCATGGATGCCATAGCTGGGCTGAAAGTTGCTACCGAGCAGTTAGTTCGTCAGGAAGTACAAAATACACCCGTCGTAAAGTATTTTCCACTTTGTGACGTATATGAGATGCAGCAATTGGACGAAAAAATTACATCTTCTAACAGAGATGTATATGTAAGTTAAATGTCAACTAGAATAACTTGGTATTCCTTGAAATTATTCCGCCTATTcttttgaaaattatttacaaGTTTTGAAATCTTACGTAAGACAACCAAGACAAATATTACGACAAATATCAAATATGGTAATGCAGGAAGCAATCGTCACTGATTCTAAATTTTCAGGATTTAAGACTAAAGATAATTGCATAAACAGTTTTTATTTTGACGGATATATGCCATCCACACAACGTCCAAATAATTATTGTTCGCTGAAATCACAAGATTATGTAGAAATAGTAGAATTCAAAGATCAAAATAGTAATGTTATAAAAGGAAAGAAATTACTGAATTTAAGCAGCTTTTTCACAGAACCTATCGATTCTCTTACATTAGGAATATGCACTGCCGACCTCGCTCCTTCGCCTATTGTAGAAGAATTTTATCTGGATGATGTCGAATACAAATTGATGTGTATCCCTCTAACAGATAAACTTCTTCTAATTCCAATTTTACATACTTGCATGTAGTTATTTAGTTccttacttttatttatatttataactaacattttttttctttttgagcacattttcaaaaaatttgaggcgCAAAACAAAAACTCCTCGACGGCGGCAATCCCAACAAAGAAAGTTAAATGTAAGTAAACACTCCTTCTTTAACATGATTTATTATCAGAGCTGCGTAGTAATGAATATACttggtaattaaaaaatttaattctcaATTACAATTACTTGTTACTGGTACTTGGTAGCGAATAcaacgtttttaaatttttgatcaatTATCTCAAATACTATCGATTACTTTCAATTCTTTTCAATTATTTGCTCATATCTATTTGAGAATTAAACACCTGTCCTTGATTCTACCAGCTCTGTCTATTACCTAACATCGTTTAacacattttgaaaaattatagtttCAGATGAAAATAGTTACCCGAGAACCAGCAGCGTTACGTGTGCCAGCGAATCTACAATAGGTAATCAAGCCTTTCATACGAAAGTAGCACTTTAAAACATACCTCCTGTTGCCAGTGTCAATCACAATTAATAGTCGATCGCTCAGCAATTCGCGATTATTTCTACAATAACTACAATGATTATTACATATCAATCGACACTCGCAATGGATGAGTCTTTTTAGCGCAAATTTATAGCTGTAGACTTATGGTTAGACAACACTGATATACCAAATTTTTCCTATATTTTTAGAATCTCGTCGGATCAGCTTATCATCGTCGGTCATCGAACATACTACAGGTAAAGTTTTATCACACAATAACGAAAACTACGCAATGAAAAAATATCTCGGCTAAGTAAAGTTTGCCTTATATGTcggtaaatttaaataataatgttTTTTTGCAAGCGACCTTGAAAAGGAAACGC
Encoded here:
- the LOC137235709 gene encoding uncharacterized protein yields the protein MSKHIFKKFEAQNKNSSTAAIPTKKVKFSDENSYPRTSSVTCASKSTIESRRISLSSSVIEHTTEATQSVFEVVCCSHCKIFEGQLQSIEKNLEKLDHLQMIVDTQNTAIMDAIAGLKVATEQLVRQEVQNTPVVKYFPLCDVYEMQQLDEKITSSNRDVYEAIVTDSKFSGFKTKDNCINSFYFDGYMPSTQRPNNYCSLKSQDYVEIVEFKDQNSNVIKGKKLLNLSSFFTEPIDSLTLGICTADLAPSPIVEEFYLDDVEYKLMCIPLTDKLLLIPILHTCM